The genomic stretch AACCGTAGACGCCGGGCAAGCCTTCGTCTTTTTTGGCCCAGCATTCGATCGGTTGACAACAACACTGCAAGCAGCCACACCGGAAGCTGGCGCGCGCTTTGGCACATCGGTAGCAGCCGCTAATCTGAACGCCGACACGTTCGCCGACGTGGTGGTGGGCGGCGACCGCACGAATGTGACCACCGGCACCACGACACAGATCAACGCCGGCGAGGCAGTTGCCTTCTATGGCGCAATGACAGCAATGGATGCCATGACCGGCATTGACACAACGGTAGACGTCACACTGCGCGGCGCAACGGTTCAATCAGGCACGGCATTTGCGCGCACCATGATCGGAGGCGATGTTAATGGCGATGGCATGGATGATGTTGTGGTGGGCGCTCCGTTGTTCGACGCCAGCAATAGCTTGCGTGACGTAGGCGAAGCTTACGTGTTTTTGGCTGCCATGAATATCTCAGCAACGCCAACGGCATCTGCAACCGTGCGCGGCGCATTCACCAGCCCCTCGTACTTCGGCACATCATTGGCACTGGGCGATGTGGATGGCGATGCCATCGTGGACATTATTGCCGGCGCTCCAGGAACGGAAGTCAGCAACCTGGCTAATGCAGGTCGCGCGTTTATCGTGCTAAGCGGCGCTCCGTTTACCGGCGTGCTCAATGCGAACATTGTGCTGTCAGCGCCGATGCCCACTTCCAACAGTGGCTTTGGTCAAGCAGTCGCTGCCGGTGACATTAAC from Blastocatellia bacterium encodes the following:
- a CDS encoding integrin alpha translates to MNTKRFSVIIFLLVGLIMPITLPRAAQVDQTAIPIAPPTAEPNPRFGAALAMADIDNDGLADLVVGAPNADVASQTDAGQAFVYLSRLGLERSTPRILQASTPVAEAHFGAVLLTGDVNNDRIPDILVGAPGDTAGGQSKAGRVYVFHGGAMFDTTADRVLQAPAPQAGARFGVSIAVGDFNGGGNDIVVGANLTDITTTGTDQMMTTTVDAGQAFVFFGPAFDRLTTTLQAATPEAGARFGTSVAAANLNADTFADVVVGGDRTNVTTGTTTQINAGEAVAFYGAMTAMDAMTGIDTTVDVTLRGATVQSGTAFARTMIGGDVNGDGMDDVVVGAPLFDASNSLRDVGEAYVFLAAMNISATPTASATVRGAFTSPSYFGTSLALGDVDGDAIVDIIAGAPGTEVSNLANAGRAFIVLSGAPFTGVLNANIVLSAPMPTSNSGFGQAVAAGDINGDTLADVVIGAPGINRVYIFLANAPVVPSKRNN